One segment of Nostoc flagelliforme CCNUN1 DNA contains the following:
- a CDS encoding NAD(+) kinase, whose product MQLKQVIIAYKARDARSKQWAEICAKQLESRECQVLMGPSGPKDNPYPVFLASAAQPIDLALVLGGDGTVLTGARHLAPAGIPILGVNVGGHLGFLTESVEEFQDTEKVWDRLFEDRYAIQRRMMLQAAVYEGHGSNLEPVSEHYLALNEFCVKPASADRMITSILEMEIDGEVVDQYVGDGLIISTPTGSTGYTVSANGPIMHDGMEAITITPICAMSLSSRPLVLPPGSVVSIWPLGDYDLSTKLWTDGVLGTSIWPGHRVDVRMADCRAKFIILRENNSYYQTLREKLLWAGTRVHYSNNHRN is encoded by the coding sequence GTGCAACTCAAGCAGGTAATCATTGCTTATAAAGCGCGGGATGCCCGGAGTAAACAATGGGCAGAAATCTGTGCTAAACAATTAGAAAGCCGCGAGTGCCAGGTGTTGATGGGGCCTAGCGGGCCGAAAGACAACCCCTATCCTGTCTTTTTGGCTTCGGCGGCTCAACCAATCGATCTCGCCTTGGTACTCGGTGGCGATGGTACTGTTTTAACTGGTGCCAGACATTTAGCCCCAGCTGGCATCCCTATTCTGGGAGTGAATGTGGGAGGCCATCTGGGGTTTTTAACTGAGTCAGTGGAAGAGTTTCAGGATACTGAGAAAGTTTGGGATCGACTGTTTGAGGATCGCTATGCTATCCAACGACGGATGATGTTACAAGCTGCTGTGTACGAGGGTCACGGGTCTAATTTAGAACCAGTTAGTGAGCATTATCTGGCTCTGAATGAGTTTTGTGTCAAACCCGCCTCCGCAGATCGGATGATTACTTCAATTCTGGAAATGGAAATTGACGGTGAGGTAGTCGATCAGTATGTCGGGGACGGGTTGATTATTTCCACCCCCACAGGTTCCACTGGTTACACCGTTTCTGCTAATGGGCCAATTATGCATGATGGTATGGAGGCGATTACCATCACTCCTATTTGTGCAATGAGCCTTTCTAGTCGCCCCCTCGTTTTACCCCCTGGTTCTGTGGTGAGTATTTGGCCTTTGGGGGATTATGATTTGAGTACCAAGCTGTGGACAGATGGGGTTTTAGGGACTTCAATTTGGCCGGGACACCGCGTTGATGTGCGGATGGCAGATTGTCGGGCTAAATTTATTATTTTGCGCGAGAACAATTCCTACTATCAAACGCTGCGGGAGAAGTTGCTTTGGGCTGGTACGAGGGTTCACTACAGCAATAATCACCGTAATTAA
- the nuoK gene encoding NADH-quinone oxidoreductase subunit NuoK, protein MQLQYFLLLAAALFCIGIYGLITSRNAVRVLMSIELLLNAVNLNLMAFSNFLDSTLIKGQVFTVFVITVAAAEAAVGLAIVLAIYRNRDTVDMEQFNLLKW, encoded by the coding sequence ATGCAACTCCAGTACTTTCTATTACTAGCAGCAGCTTTATTCTGTATCGGCATCTACGGTTTAATTACCAGCCGCAACGCTGTGCGGGTGCTGATGTCAATTGAGTTACTGCTCAACGCTGTTAATCTGAATTTAATGGCATTTTCCAACTTCCTCGACTCAACATTAATTAAGGGTCAGGTTTTCACAGTATTTGTGATTACCGTGGCCGCAGCCGAGGCGGCGGTGGGTTTAGCGATTGTGCTTGCCATTTATCGCAACCGCGATACCGTCGATATGGAGCAGTTTAATCTCCTGAAGTGGTAA